One Massilia sp. 9096 genomic window carries:
- the hutU gene encoding urocanate hydratase gives MTTVVDPRFDPRFDPTRHIRAPRGSRLHCKSWLTEAAYRMLQNNLDAEVAENPQCLVVYGGIGRAARDWACFDQILASLRELEDDQTLLIQSGKPVGVFQTHPDAPRVLLANSNLVPKWATWEHFNELDRKGLFMYGQMTAGSWIYIGTQGIVQGTYETFAEAGRQHFGGDLGGTMRGRWILTAGLGGMGGAQPLAATFAGAVSLSVECRQSSIDFRLRTRYLDKQAASIDEALALVRAHKAGKEAVSIGLLGNAAEVLPELVRRAREGGLVPDLVTDQTSAHDLIHGYLPRGWSIERWQDAQRDPARHAELKQAAAESCAAHVRAILDFKALGAQAVDYGNNIRQVAFDAGVTDAFAFPGFVPAYIRPQFCEGRGPFRWVALSGDPEDIVKTDAKIKELFPQHARVHRWLDMARERIAFQGLPARICWLGLGERHLAGLAFNEMVRTGELKAPVVIGRDHLDTGSVASPNRETEAMRDGTDAVSDWPLLNAMLNTAGGASWVSLHHGGGVGMGYSQHAGVVIVADGSEAAGKRLARVLVNDCASGVMRHADAGYELAIEAAKRFGLTLPMIK, from the coding sequence ATGACCACTGTCGTCGACCCCCGCTTCGATCCTCGCTTCGACCCTACGCGCCACATCCGCGCCCCGCGCGGCAGCCGGCTGCATTGCAAGAGCTGGCTGACCGAGGCCGCGTACCGCATGCTGCAGAACAACCTCGACGCCGAGGTCGCGGAAAACCCGCAGTGCCTGGTCGTCTACGGCGGCATCGGCCGCGCGGCGCGCGACTGGGCCTGCTTCGACCAGATCCTGGCGTCCTTGCGCGAGCTGGAAGACGACCAGACCCTGCTGATCCAGTCCGGCAAGCCGGTCGGCGTGTTTCAAACGCACCCGGATGCGCCGCGCGTGCTGCTGGCCAACTCGAACCTGGTGCCGAAGTGGGCGACCTGGGAGCATTTCAACGAGCTCGATCGCAAGGGCCTGTTCATGTACGGCCAGATGACGGCCGGCAGCTGGATCTACATCGGCACCCAGGGCATCGTGCAGGGCACCTACGAAACCTTTGCCGAAGCCGGGCGCCAGCATTTCGGCGGCGACCTCGGTGGGACGATGCGCGGACGCTGGATCCTGACCGCCGGCCTGGGCGGCATGGGCGGCGCCCAGCCGCTGGCCGCCACCTTTGCCGGCGCGGTTTCCTTGAGCGTGGAATGCCGGCAGAGCAGCATCGATTTCCGCCTGCGCACGCGCTACCTCGACAAGCAGGCGGCCAGCATCGACGAGGCGCTGGCGCTGGTCCGCGCGCACAAGGCCGGCAAGGAAGCGGTCTCGATCGGCCTGCTCGGCAACGCCGCCGAGGTGCTGCCCGAGCTGGTGCGGCGCGCGAGGGAAGGGGGACTGGTGCCGGACCTGGTCACCGACCAGACTTCGGCCCACGACCTGATCCACGGCTACCTGCCGCGCGGCTGGAGCATCGAACGATGGCAGGACGCGCAGCGCGACCCGGCGCGCCACGCCGAACTGAAGCAGGCGGCGGCCGAGTCCTGCGCCGCGCACGTGCGCGCGATCCTCGACTTCAAGGCGCTGGGCGCCCAGGCGGTCGACTACGGTAACAACATCCGCCAGGTCGCTTTCGACGCCGGCGTGACGGACGCTTTTGCATTCCCCGGCTTCGTGCCGGCCTACATCCGGCCGCAGTTCTGCGAAGGCCGCGGCCCGTTCCGCTGGGTGGCCCTGTCGGGCGACCCGGAAGACATCGTCAAGACGGATGCGAAGATCAAGGAACTGTTTCCGCAGCACGCGCGCGTGCACCGCTGGCTCGACATGGCGCGCGAGCGCATCGCCTTCCAGGGCCTGCCGGCGCGCATCTGCTGGCTGGGTCTGGGCGAGCGCCACCTGGCCGGCCTGGCGTTCAACGAGATGGTGCGCACGGGCGAACTGAAAGCGCCGGTCGTGATCGGCCGCGACCACCTCGACACCGGCTCGGTCGCCAGCCCGAACCGCGAGACCGAGGCCATGCGCGACGGCACCGACGCCGTGTCGGACTGGCCGCTGCTGAACGCCATGCTCAATACCGCCGGCGGCGCCAGCTGGGTCTCGCTGCACCACGGCGGCGGGGTCGGCATGGGCTATTCGCAGCATGCCGGCGTCGTCATCGTGGCCGATGGCAGCGAAGCGGCCGGCAAGCGCCTGGCGCGCGTGCTGGTCAACGATTGCGCCTCCGGCGTGATGCGCCACGCCGACGCCGGCTACGAACTCGCGATCGAAGCCGCGAAGCGTTTCGGCCTGACGCTCCCAATGATCAAGTAA
- the ada gene encoding bifunctional DNA-binding transcriptional regulator/O6-methylguanine-DNA methyltransferase Ada, with amino-acid sequence MDASIDTNPHDHAYDSDEARWDAVRARASGADGRFWYSVRSTGVYCRPSCPSRTPRRANVAFHASCQDAEAAGFRACLRCRPLEAPLAERHAKAVAQACRLIDAAIDAADPVPGLAALAEACGMSRFYFHRVFKAQTGITPKAYFDARRAARLPQALKDAASVTAAAYDAGFHSSGRFYAASPGLLGMAPRRWRAGGEGETIRFAVAQCSLGALLVAATGKGICCILLGDDPDALVRDLQDRFPKAELLGAEPGFERSVALVAGFVEAPRLGLDLPLDVRGTAFQQRVWQALRRIPAGQTVGYAELAARLGMPQGARAVAGACAANPVAVAIPCHRVVRNDGAISGYRWGVERKRTLLAREAEQAAGAGEGGD; translated from the coding sequence ATGGACGCCAGCATCGACACCAACCCGCACGACCACGCTTATGACAGCGACGAAGCGCGCTGGGACGCGGTGCGCGCACGCGCATCCGGCGCCGACGGCCGCTTCTGGTATTCGGTGCGCAGCACCGGTGTTTACTGCCGGCCCTCGTGCCCGTCGCGCACGCCGCGCCGCGCCAACGTCGCCTTCCACGCCAGCTGCCAGGATGCCGAGGCGGCCGGTTTCCGTGCCTGCCTGCGCTGCCGCCCGCTCGAAGCGCCGCTGGCCGAGCGCCACGCCAAGGCGGTGGCGCAGGCCTGCCGCCTGATCGACGCGGCCATCGACGCCGCCGATCCGGTCCCCGGCCTGGCCGCCCTGGCCGAAGCCTGCGGCATGAGCCGCTTTTACTTCCACCGTGTATTCAAGGCGCAGACCGGGATCACGCCCAAGGCCTACTTTGATGCGCGCCGCGCCGCGCGCCTGCCGCAGGCGCTGAAGGATGCGGCCAGCGTCACCGCGGCCGCCTACGACGCCGGCTTCCATTCCAGCGGCCGCTTTTACGCGGCGTCGCCAGGCCTGCTCGGGATGGCGCCGCGCCGCTGGCGCGCAGGCGGAGAAGGCGAGACGATCCGCTTCGCGGTGGCGCAGTGTTCATTGGGCGCGCTGCTGGTGGCGGCCACTGGCAAGGGCATCTGCTGCATCCTGCTCGGCGACGATCCGGACGCGCTGGTGCGCGATTTGCAGGACCGCTTCCCGAAGGCCGAGCTGCTCGGCGCCGAACCCGGCTTCGAGCGCAGCGTCGCGCTGGTGGCCGGTTTCGTGGAAGCGCCGCGTCTCGGCCTGGATTTGCCGCTGGACGTGCGCGGCACCGCCTTCCAGCAGCGCGTCTGGCAGGCGCTGCGCCGGATACCGGCCGGGCAGACGGTCGGCTATGCGGAACTGGCTGCGCGCCTGGGGATGCCGCAGGGCGCGCGCGCGGTGGCCGGGGCTTGCGCGGCCAATCCGGTCGCGGTGGCGATCCCGTGCCACCGCGTGGTGCGCAACGACGGCGCCATCTCCGGCTACCGCTGGGGCGTCGAGCGCAAGCGCACGCTGCTTGCCAGGGAAGCCGAACAGGCGGCCGGCGCTGGGGAAGGCGGCGATTGA
- the hutC gene encoding histidine utilization repressor: MDQYPPHDSTPIFQRIKDYLLGEIAAGHWKEGDLVPSEQALVRQFGVSRMTVNRAVRELTAEQVLVRRQGSGTFVAPQKYQATLVEIRNIADEVRARGHVHASRPRLLERGQAGEALARQFELAAGAPLFHSVIVHEENGQPIQVEDRWVNPACAPAYLEQDFTRITPNEHLTAAAPLQGATYSIEALPAPREVAEMLGIGIGVPCLVLKRRTTSNGRVASVVTMWHPGQLYKFTGSVG; the protein is encoded by the coding sequence TTGGACCAGTATCCCCCGCACGACAGCACGCCCATCTTCCAGCGCATCAAGGATTACCTGCTCGGCGAAATCGCCGCCGGCCACTGGAAGGAAGGCGACCTGGTGCCGTCCGAACAGGCGCTGGTGCGCCAGTTCGGCGTATCGCGCATGACCGTCAACCGCGCGGTACGCGAGCTGACCGCGGAACAGGTGCTGGTGCGGCGCCAGGGCTCGGGCACCTTCGTCGCGCCGCAGAAATACCAGGCTACGCTGGTCGAGATCCGCAACATCGCCGACGAGGTCCGCGCGCGCGGGCACGTGCACGCGAGCCGTCCGCGCCTGCTGGAACGCGGCCAGGCCGGCGAAGCGCTGGCGCGCCAGTTCGAGCTCGCCGCCGGCGCCCCGCTGTTCCATTCGGTGATTGTGCACGAGGAAAACGGACAGCCGATCCAGGTCGAGGACCGCTGGGTCAACCCGGCCTGCGCCCCGGCCTACCTGGAGCAGGATTTCACGCGCATCACGCCCAACGAGCACCTGACGGCGGCCGCGCCGCTGCAGGGCGCGACCTACAGCATCGAAGCGCTGCCGGCGCCGCGCGAGGTCGCGGAGATGCTCGGCATCGGCATCGGCGTGCCCTGCCTGGTGCTCAAGCGCCGCACCACGTCGAACGGCCGGGTCGCTTCGGTGGTGACGATGTGGCATCCGGGCCAGCTGTACAAGTTCACCGGCAGCGTCGGCTGA
- the hutG gene encoding N-formylglutamate deformylase, whose amino-acid sequence MDYHFKPGTAPLLVSMPHVGTDIPDEVAGSLAPCAFVRADTDWHLDKLYAFAEALGASTLSARWSRYVIDLNRPPDDTSLYPGQDTTGLCPVDTFNRERLYQAGREPDRFEVERRLQRYWRPYHDRLRAELDRLLALHGRVVLWDAHSIASRVPRFFEGRLPDLNFGTASRTSCALQFEGAIIRAAEAQKRYAFVFNGRFKGGHITRFYGRPQDGVHAIQLEMCQDLYMDETPPFDDRPERVAHLEPVLRQLLGAALDWVRA is encoded by the coding sequence ATGGATTACCATTTCAAGCCGGGCACGGCGCCGCTGCTGGTATCGATGCCCCACGTCGGCACCGACATCCCCGACGAGGTCGCAGGCAGCCTCGCGCCCTGTGCGTTCGTGCGCGCCGATACCGACTGGCACCTGGACAAGCTGTACGCCTTCGCCGAGGCACTCGGCGCGTCGACGCTGTCCGCGCGCTGGTCGCGCTATGTCATCGACCTGAACCGGCCGCCGGACGACACCAGCCTGTACCCGGGCCAGGACACCACCGGCCTGTGCCCGGTCGACACCTTCAACCGCGAGCGCCTGTACCAGGCCGGCCGCGAGCCGGACCGTTTCGAGGTCGAGCGGCGCCTGCAGCGCTACTGGCGGCCCTACCACGACCGGCTGCGCGCCGAACTCGATCGGCTGCTGGCGCTGCATGGCCGCGTGGTGCTGTGGGATGCCCATTCGATCGCCTCCAGGGTGCCGCGCTTTTTCGAGGGCCGCCTGCCCGACCTGAATTTCGGCACGGCCAGTCGCACCTCGTGCGCGCTTCAGTTCGAAGGCGCGATCATCCGCGCGGCCGAGGCGCAAAAGCGTTATGCCTTCGTGTTCAACGGCCGCTTCAAGGGTGGCCACATCACGCGCTTTTACGGCCGCCCGCAGGACGGCGTGCATGCGATCCAGCTCGAAATGTGCCAGGACCTGTACATGGACGAGACGCCGCCGTTCGACGATCGCCCGGAGCGCGTGGCCCACCTCGAACCGGTGCTGCGCCAGTTGCTCGGCGCGGCGCTGGACTGGGTGCGCGCGTGA
- the hutH gene encoding histidine ammonia-lyase, translating into MHQLIHQDSHHLTLQPGQLTLPELRAAWSSAGTLALAPAAYAAIEASAATVQAIVAKGDPAYGINTGFGLLAKRHIAPAQLEQLQQNLILSHAVGTGELLPDNVVRLILLTKIGSLARGYSGVRPLIVDTLIALYNAGIMPAIPAQGSVGASGDLAPLAHMTLAMLGVGPVRMRGALMDANAALDAAGIEPVTLAAKEGLALINGTQVSTALALHGLFLAERLLEAGMVSGALSLDAARGSDAPFDPRVHEVRGQPGQIAAARIYRELVAGSAIRASHLVGDERVQDPYSLRCQPQVMGAVMDLIAQAGRTLLIESNAVTDNPLVFPDADAPGGGVVVSGGNFHAEPVAFAADTLALAIAEIGALAERRIALLIDATLSGLPPFLVREPGVNSGFMIAHVTAAALASENKSLAHPASVDSLPTSANQEDHVSMATFAARRLGQMAHNTGVIVGIELLAAAQGIEFHRPLTSSEHLEHVHALLRARVPAFEHDRFFAPDIEAARVMVMEGALSAACKELFAALHP; encoded by the coding sequence ATGCATCAACTCATTCATCAAGATTCGCACCACCTGACCCTGCAACCCGGCCAGCTCACGCTGCCCGAGCTGCGCGCCGCCTGGAGCTCGGCCGGCACGCTGGCGCTCGCGCCTGCCGCCTACGCCGCCATCGAAGCTTCGGCCGCCACCGTGCAGGCGATCGTCGCCAAGGGCGATCCGGCCTACGGCATCAACACCGGCTTCGGCCTGCTGGCCAAGCGCCACATCGCGCCGGCCCAGCTCGAGCAGCTGCAGCAGAACCTGATCCTGTCGCATGCGGTCGGCACCGGCGAGCTGTTGCCCGACAACGTGGTGCGCCTGATCCTGCTGACCAAGATCGGCAGCCTGGCGCGCGGCTATTCCGGCGTGCGCCCGCTGATCGTCGACACCCTCATCGCCCTGTACAACGCCGGCATCATGCCGGCCATCCCCGCGCAGGGTTCGGTCGGCGCTTCCGGCGACCTGGCGCCGCTGGCCCACATGACGCTGGCGATGCTGGGCGTGGGCCCGGTGCGCATGCGCGGCGCGCTGATGGACGCCAACGCCGCACTGGACGCCGCCGGCATCGAACCGGTGACGCTGGCCGCGAAAGAAGGCCTGGCGCTGATCAACGGCACCCAGGTGTCGACCGCGCTGGCGCTGCACGGCCTGTTCCTGGCCGAACGCCTGCTGGAAGCCGGCATGGTGTCCGGCGCGCTGTCGCTGGACGCCGCGCGCGGCAGCGACGCTCCGTTCGATCCGCGCGTGCACGAGGTGCGCGGCCAGCCCGGCCAGATCGCCGCCGCGAGGATTTATCGCGAGCTGGTGGCGGGCAGTGCGATCCGCGCCTCGCACCTGGTCGGCGACGAGCGCGTGCAGGACCCGTACAGCCTGCGCTGCCAGCCGCAGGTGATGGGCGCCGTCATGGACCTCATCGCCCAGGCCGGCCGCACGCTGCTGATCGAGTCGAACGCCGTGACCGACAACCCGCTGGTGTTCCCCGACGCCGATGCGCCGGGCGGCGGCGTGGTCGTCTCGGGCGGTAACTTCCATGCGGAGCCGGTCGCCTTCGCCGCCGACACGCTGGCGCTGGCCATCGCCGAGATCGGCGCGCTGGCCGAGCGCCGCATCGCGCTGCTGATCGACGCCACGCTGTCCGGGCTGCCGCCGTTCCTGGTGCGCGAGCCGGGCGTCAATTCCGGCTTCATGATCGCCCACGTCACGGCGGCCGCGCTGGCTTCGGAAAACAAATCGCTGGCGCATCCGGCCAGCGTCGACAGCCTGCCGACGTCGGCCAACCAGGAAGACCACGTCAGCATGGCCACTTTCGCCGCGCGCCGTCTCGGCCAGATGGCGCACAATACCGGCGTCATCGTCGGGATCGAACTGCTGGCGGCGGCGCAGGGCATCGAGTTCCACCGTCCGCTCACCAGTTCCGAACACCTCGAGCACGTACATGCGCTCCTGCGCGCGCGCGTGCCGGCCTTCGAGCACGACCGCTTCTTCGCGCCCGACATCGAAGCGGCGCGCGTGATGGTGATGGAAGGCGCGCTGTCGGCGGCGTGCAAGGAACTGTTCGCCGCTTTGCATCCCTGA
- a CDS encoding amidohydrolase, whose protein sequence is MRLQPSLLSSLLTLAACGVLSTAHADTRIDTIIDNANGYTLDAKGDVVQFASLAFDDNGKILAVGAAKDVAAKAPRARHVDMGGRTVLPGLIDAHGHIFGLGQMLTQLDLSGTTTLAQALQDIKTYARANAGNAWVRGRGWNQEVWKLGRFPTAKELDSAVSDRPAWFGRVDDHAGWANSRALALAGITDQTPDPAGGRIVRDADGHATGVLVDAAKGLMEKVLPQPTEAEARTMLDRSLAKMASVGLTSAHDAGITVNEDRLYRDYADHGKLTTRIYAMIGGTGTDFDQLAKNGPLDSYGHDMYALRAVKLYADGALGSRGAALLAPYSDDPHSHGLLFHSDEEVNFMIAKAMQKGYQVNIHAIGDASNRQILDAFARNIPVYHTEANRNRIEHAQIVTLEDIPRFKTIGIIPSMQPTHATSDKNMAETRVGHERIKGAYAWRTFLQQGSRIACGSDFPVEAPNPFFGIHAAVTRQDAGGNPIAGWYPEQEMSLKEAFRCFTLDAAYAGHQEKTLGSLEVGKYADFIVVDRDMFKISPYDIYKIGVLQTWVAGRPVYQKK, encoded by the coding sequence ATGCGCCTGCAGCCTTCCTTGCTCAGTTCCCTGCTCACCCTGGCCGCCTGTGGCGTCCTGTCCACCGCCCACGCGGATACCCGCATCGATACCATTATCGACAACGCCAACGGCTACACGCTCGACGCCAAAGGCGACGTGGTCCAGTTCGCGTCGCTGGCGTTCGACGACAACGGCAAGATCCTGGCGGTCGGCGCGGCCAAGGACGTCGCCGCCAAGGCGCCCAGGGCGCGCCACGTCGACATGGGCGGGCGCACCGTGCTGCCCGGCCTGATCGACGCGCACGGCCACATCTTCGGCCTTGGCCAGATGCTGACCCAGCTCGACCTGTCCGGCACCACCACGCTGGCGCAGGCCCTGCAGGACATCAAAACCTACGCGCGCGCGAACGCGGGCAACGCGTGGGTGCGCGGGCGCGGCTGGAACCAGGAAGTCTGGAAGCTGGGGCGCTTCCCGACCGCCAAGGAACTCGACAGCGCGGTGTCGGACCGCCCGGCCTGGTTCGGGCGCGTCGACGACCATGCCGGCTGGGCCAACAGCCGCGCGCTGGCGCTGGCCGGCATCACCGACCAGACCCCGGACCCGGCCGGCGGCCGGATCGTGCGCGACGCCGACGGCCACGCCACCGGCGTGCTGGTCGACGCCGCCAAAGGCCTGATGGAAAAGGTGCTGCCGCAGCCGACCGAGGCGGAAGCGCGCACCATGCTGGATCGCTCGCTGGCGAAGATGGCCAGCGTCGGCCTGACCAGCGCGCACGACGCCGGCATCACCGTCAACGAGGACCGCCTGTACCGCGACTACGCCGACCACGGCAAGCTGACCACGCGCATCTACGCGATGATCGGCGGCACCGGCACCGACTTCGACCAGCTGGCCAAGAACGGCCCGCTGGACAGCTACGGCCACGACATGTACGCGCTGCGCGCGGTAAAACTGTACGCCGACGGCGCGCTGGGCAGCCGCGGCGCCGCGCTGCTGGCGCCCTACAGCGACGATCCGCATTCGCACGGCCTGCTGTTCCACTCGGACGAGGAAGTCAACTTCATGATCGCCAAGGCGATGCAGAAGGGCTACCAGGTCAACATCCACGCGATCGGCGACGCCAGCAACCGCCAGATCCTGGACGCCTTCGCCAGGAACATCCCGGTCTACCACACCGAGGCGAACCGCAACCGCATCGAGCACGCGCAGATCGTGACCCTGGAAGACATCCCGCGCTTCAAGACCATCGGCATCATCCCGTCGATGCAGCCGACCCACGCGACCTCGGACAAGAACATGGCCGAGACCCGCGTCGGCCACGAACGCATCAAGGGCGCCTACGCCTGGCGCACCTTCCTGCAGCAGGGCTCGCGCATCGCCTGCGGTTCCGACTTCCCGGTCGAGGCGCCGAATCCCTTCTTCGGCATCCACGCCGCGGTCACGCGCCAGGACGCCGGCGGCAACCCGATCGCCGGCTGGTATCCGGAGCAGGAGATGTCGCTGAAGGAAGCGTTCCGCTGCTTTACGCTGGACGCCGCCTATGCCGGCCACCAGGAAAAGACGCTGGGCTCGCTGGAGGTCGGCAAGTACGCCGACTTCATCGTGGTCGACCGCGACATGTTCAAGATTTCGCCGTACGACATCTACAAGATCGGCGTGCTGCAGACCTGGGTCGCCGGGCGCCCGGTCTACCAGAAAAAGTAA